DNA from Dromaius novaehollandiae isolate bDroNov1 unplaced genomic scaffold, bDroNov1.hap1 HAP1_SCAFFOLD_41, whole genome shotgun sequence:
agagattccagaggagacatgacatgaactggatagttttctttggtttttactgtagatgtaaaagagaaaagtaagaaagaaataaatgcacaacacacacccttgatgccgcatatcctggtgagtgaatgaatgtgggacagttattggtgctgaccttgtacccgtcggatcactttcctcagtgcatccttgagctccttgttcctcatgctgtagatgagggggttcactgctggaggcaccaccgagtacagaacagccaccaccagatccacagctggggaggagatggaggggggcttcaggtaggcaaacgtgccagtgctgagaaacagggagaccacggccaggtgcgggaggcacatggaaaaggctttgtgccggccctgctcagaggggatcctcagcacagcagtgaagatctgcacgtaggacaccacaatgaaaatgaaacacccaaggactaaacaggcactaaccacaagaagtcTGACTTCCCTAAGGTAGGgttctgagcaggagagcttgaggatctgggggatttcacagaagaactggtccactgtgttgccttggcagagtggtattgaaaaggtggTAGCACTAAGTAGGAGAGcagtgagaaaaccactgccccaggcagctgctgccattttcacgCAGGCTCTGCTGTGCATGACtgtgccatagtgcaggggtttgcagatggcaacatagcggtcgtaggccatgac
Protein-coding regions in this window:
- the LOC135326926 gene encoding olfactory receptor 14J1-like, whose protein sequence is MTNGSSFSEFLLLTFADTRELRLLHFSLFLGIYLAALLGNGLIITAIACDHRLHTPMYFFLLNLSLLDLGSISTTVPKSISNSLRDTRDISYSACAAQIFLFVFFMSSEYSLLTVMAYDRYVAICKPLHYGTVMHSRACVKMAAAAWGSGFLTALLLSATTFSIPLCQGNTVDQFFCEIPQILKLSCSEPYLREVRLLVVSACLVLGCFIFIVVSYVQIFTAVLRIPSEQGRHKAFSMCLPHLAVVSLFLSTGTFAYLKPPSISSPAVDLVVAVLYSVVPPAVNPLIYSMRNKELKDALRKSRLHWKPMKIPDPYT